One part of the Macaca mulatta isolate MMU2019108-1 chromosome 6, T2T-MMU8v2.0, whole genome shotgun sequence genome encodes these proteins:
- the LOC701213 gene encoding protocadherin beta-18, translating to MEPEKGRAQRTRQVLLFFVFLGGSLVCSETWSYSTAEEMEVGTFIANVVKDMGLDVEDLVARGARVIFDDYKPYLRLDPQNGDLLLNEQLDREALCDLTEPCILHFQVLFENPLQFFRAELLVKDINDHTPTFLNNHILLKVSEGTTLGTVFQIDSAQDLDVGKNGVQNYTISPNPYFHLKLRHSDEGRKYPELVLDQSLDREKESELSLTLTAVDGGSPPRSGTTLINVVVLDVNDNAPEFEKPVYEVHVPESSPLDSLIIKVSATDLDAGINGELSYSFSHVSRDVRKTFEIHPIAGEVYLKAPLDFEIIQSYIINIQAIDSGSLSGKSNILVRVVDVNDNPPEIAMTSLTSPIPENSSPEMVVAVFSIRDQDSGDNGRMVCSIQDNLPFVLKPTFKNFYSLVTEHPLDREIRNEYNITITVTDLGTPRLKTEHNITVLVSDVNDNAPAFTQTSYTLFVRENNSPALHIGSVSATDRDSGTNALVTYSLLPSQDPHLPLPSLVSINADSGHLFALRSLDYEALQEFEFRVGATDRGSPALSSEALVRVLVLDANDNSPFVLYPLQNGSAPCTELVPRAAQPGYLVTKVVAVDGDSGQNAWLSYQLLKVTEPGLFGVWAHNGEVRTARPLSERDGAKHRLVVLVKDNGEPPRSATTTLHVFLVDGFSQPYLPLPEAAPAQAQADSLTIYLVVALASVSSLFLLSVLLFVAVRLCRRSRAASVGRCSVPEGPFPGHLVDVSGTGTLSQSYQYEVCLTGGSGTNEFKFLKPIIPNLLPRDSEMEKAPPF from the coding sequence ATGGAGCCGGAAAAGGGAAGAGCTCAGCGGACAAGGCAAGtgctgcttttctttgttttcctgggAGGGTCTTTGGTGTGTTCTGAGACCTGGAGCTATTCCACAGCAGAGGAAATGGAGGTCGGCACATTtatagccaacgtggtgaaagaCATGGGTTTGGATGTGGAAGACCTGGTTGCACGGGGCGCCAGAGTCATCTTTGACGACTATAAACCTTATTTGCGATTGGATCCACAAAATGGCGACTTGCTCTTAAACGAGCAGCTGGACCGGGAGGCACTTTGTGATCTCACAGAGCCTTGTATATTGCATTTCCAGGTGTTATTTGAAAATCCGTTGCAATTTTTTCGGGCTGAGCTTTTGGTCAAAGACATAAATGATCACACTCCCACGTTCCTAAATAATCATATACTTCTAAAAGTCTCCGAAGGTACTACTCTAGGAACTGTATTCCAAATAGATAGTGCTCAGGACTTGGATGTGGGAAAGAATGGTGTTCAAAACTATACAATAAGTCCCAATCCCTATTTCCACCTTAAATTACGACACAGTGATGAGGGCAGAAAATATCCAGAATTGGTACTGGACCAATCCCTGGATCGAGAAAAGGAGTCTGAGCTTAGTTTAACGCTAACAGCCGTGGATGGCGGGTCTCCGCCCAGGTCTGGGACTACACTGATTAACGTTGTGGTCCTGGACGTCAATGACAATGCCCCTGAATTTGAGAAGCCAGTCTATGAAGTTCATGTACCTGAGAGCAGCCCTCTGGACTCCTTGATCATCAAAGTGTCTGCTACAGATTTAGATGCAGGAATAAATGGAGAACTGTCTTATTCATTTTCCCATGTCTCCAGAGATGTACGGAAAACATTTGAAATCCATCCAATTGCTGGCGAAGTCTATTTAAAAGCACCTCTAGATTTCGAGATTATTCAATCTTACATCATAAACATTCAGGCCATTGACAGTGGGAGCCTTTctggaaaatcaaacattttaGTTCGGGTTGTAGATGTGAATGACAACCCGCCAGAAATAGCCATGACATCTCTTACCAGCCCCATACCGGAAAACTCTTCACCTGAGATGGTGGTCGCTGTCTTCAGCATACGAGACCAAGACTCTGGAGACAATGGGAGAATGGTTTGCTCAATTCAGGACAACCTCCCCTTTGTCTTGAAGCCTACCTTCAAGAATTTTTACTCTCTGGTAACAGAGCACCCACTGGACAGAGAGATCAGAAATGAATATAACATTACCATCACCGTGACCGACTTGGGGACACCCAGGCTGAAAACCGAGCACAACATAACTGTGCTGGTCTCCGACGTCAATGACAACGCCCCCGCCTTCACCCAAACCTCCTACACTCTGTTCGTCCGCGAGAACAACAGCCCCGCCCTGCACATCGGCAGCGTCAGCGCCACAGACAGAGACTCAGGCACCAACGCCCTGGTCACCTACTCGCTGCTACCGTCCCAGGACCCTCACCTACCCCTCCCCTCCCTGGTCTCCATCAATGCAGACAGTGGCCACCTGTTCGCCCTCAGGTCGCTGGACTACGAGGCCCTGCAGGAGTTCGAGTTCCGCGTGGGCGCCACAGACCGCGGCTCCCCGGCGCTGAGCAGCGAGGCGCTGGTGCGCGTGCTGGTGCTGGATGCCAACGACAACTCGCCCTTCGTGCTGTACCCGCTGCAGAACGGCTCCGCGCCCTGCACAGAGCTGGTGCCCCGGGCGGCCCAGCCGGGCTACCTGGTGACCAAGGTGGTGGCAGTGGACGGCGACTCGGGTCAGAACGCCTGGCTGTCCTACCAGTTGCTCAAGGTCACGGAGCCCGGGCTGTTCGGTGTGTGGGCGCACAATGGCGAGGTGCGCACCGCCAGGCCGCTGAGCGAGCGCGACGGGGCCAAGCACAGGCTGGTGGTGCTGGTCAAGGACAATGGCGAGCCTCCGCGCTCGGCCACCACCACGCTGCACGTGTTCCTGGTGGACGGCTTCTCCCAGCCCTACCTGCCTCTCCCAGAGGCGGCCCCGGCCCAGGCCCAGGCCGACTCGCTCACCATCTACCTGGTGGTGGCGTTGGCCTCGGTGTCGTCGCTCTTCCTCTTGTCGGTGCTCCTGTTCGTAGCGGTGCGGCTGTGCAGGAGGAGCAGGGCGGCCTCGGTGGGCCGCTGCTCGGTGCCCGAGGGCCCCTTTCCAGGACATCTGGTGGACGTGAGCGGCACCGGGACCCTATCCCAGAGCTACCAGTACGAGGTGTGTCTGACAGGAGGCTCCGGGACAAATGAGTTCAAGTTCCTGAAGCCGATAATTCCCAATCTGCTGCCCCGGGACAGCGAAATGGAGAAAGCCCCACCTTTCTGA
- the LOC144341354 gene encoding protocadherin beta-13-like, protein MENTPPGTVFPLKNTQDLDVGINNTQNYTINPNSHVHVLTQNGSEGRKYPELVLDKALDPEEQAEFGLTLMAVNGEASPRTGTALVLLETLDINGNVLECVLSLYQVQISENSPLESLVATVSARDLDMGINGEIFYSLFMNNSPALHIGSVTATGTNTQVTHSLLPPPNPHLPLASLVSINTENGHLFALRSLDYESLQGFEFRVGATDRGFLALSSEALVRVLVLDANDNLPFVLYPLQNGSAPCTELVPRAAEPGYLVTQVVAVDGDSGQNAWLSYQLLKATEPGLFDVWAHNGKVHTARLLSESDVAKHRLVVLVKDKGEPPRSATATLHALLVDDFSQSYLALPEAAPAQAQGDLLTVQLVMALALVWSLFLSQCSCSWRCGSVGGAGWPRWVAARCSRTPFQASGGHEQHQDSIPEVPV, encoded by the exons atgGAAAATACTCCTCCAGGAACTGTGTTTCCTCTGAAAAACACACAAGATTTGGATGTGGGCATCAATAACACTCAAAACTACACCATCAACCCCAACTCCCATGTCCACGTTCTCACCCAAAATGGCAGTGAAGGCAGAAAATACCCAGAGCTGGTTCTAGACAAAGCCCTGGATCCGGAGGAGCAGGCTGAGTTCGGGTTAACTCTCATGGCAGTAAATGGCGAGGCTTCTCCCAGAACTGGAACTGCTCTGGTCCTCCTTGAAACCTTGGACATCAATGGCAATGTGCTTGAGTGTGTGCTGTCACTCTATCAGGTGCAGATATCAGAAAACAGCCCCCTGGAATCCCTTGTTGCCACTGTTTCCGCTAGAGATTTAGACATGGGAATTAATGGTGAAATATTCTACTCACTTTTTATG AACAACAGCCCCGCCCTGCACATTGGCAGCGTCACCGCCACAGGCACCAACACCCAGGTCACACACTCGCTGCTGCCGCCACCGAACCCGCACCTGCCCCTTGCCTCCCTAGTCTCCATCAACACAGAAAACGGCCACCTGTTTGCCCTCCGGTCGCTGGACTACGAGTCTCTGCAGGGGTTCGAGTTCCGCGTGGGCGCCACAGACCGCGGCTTCCTGGCGCTGAGCAGCGAGGCGCTGGTGCGCGTGCTGGTGCTGGACGCCAACGACAACTTGCCCTTCGTGCTGTACCCGCTGCAGAACGGCTCCGCGCCCTGCACAGAGCTGGTGCCCCGGGCGGCCGAGCCGGGCTACCTGGTGACCCAGGTGGTGGCGGTGGATGGCGACTCGGGCCAGAACGCCTGGCTGTCGTACCAGCTACTCAAGGCCACGGAGCCCGGGCTGTTCGATGTGTGGGCACACAATGGCAAGGTGCACACCGCCAGGCTGCTGAGCGAGAGCGACGTGGCCAAGCACAGGCTGGTGGTCCTGGTCAAGGACAAGGGCGAGCCTCCGCGCTCGGCCACCGCCACGCTGCACGCGCTCCTGGTGGATGACTTCTCCCAGTCCTACCTGGCGCTCCCAGAGGCGgccccagcccaggcccaggGCGACTTGCTCACCGTCCAGCTGGTGATGGCGTTGGCCTTGGTGTGGTCGCTCTTCCTCTCTCAGTGCTCCTGTTCGTGGCGGTGCGGCAGTGTAGGAGGAGCAGGGTGGCCTCGGTGGGTCGCTGCTCGGTGCTCGAGGACCCCTTTCCAGGCATCTGGTGGACATGAGCAGCACCAGGACTCTATCCCAGAGGTACCAGTATGA